The Juglans microcarpa x Juglans regia isolate MS1-56 chromosome 2S, Jm3101_v1.0, whole genome shotgun sequence genome has a window encoding:
- the LOC121252819 gene encoding acyl-coenzyme A oxidase 2, peroxisomal encodes MDTPDLNRNWTDDEENQPIGRRIQRLSLHLTPVPRQLGDLQLRTFTCAARTKLNVDAKSLSVFMRGKHRDIQEKVFDFFNARPELQTPVEISKDDHRELCMRQLLALVREAGVRPFKYVADEPSKYFAILEAVGSVDMSLGIKMGVQYSLWGGSVLNLGTKKHKVKYYDGIDNMEYPGCFAMTELHHGSNVQGLQTVATFDPITDEFVIDTPNDGAIKWWIGNAAVHGKFASVFAKLMLPTHGTKGVTDMGVHAFIVPIRDLKTHQTLPGIEIHDCGHKVGLNGVDNGALRFRSVRIPRDNLLNRFGDVSRDGKYTSSLPTINKRFAATLGELVGGRVGLAYSSVSVLKIAATIAIRYSLLRQQFGPPKQPEVSILDYQSQQHKLMPMLASTYAFHFATLHLVEIYSEMKKSHDEQLVGDVHALSAGLKAYVTSYTAKSLSICREACGGHGYAAVNRFGSLRNDHDIFQTFEGDNTVLLQQVAADLLKQYKEKFQGGTLAVTWNYLRESMNTYLSQPNPVTARWESEDHLRDPKFQLDAFRYRTSRLLHSVAVRLNKHTKTLGNFGAWNRCLNHLLTLAESHIESVILAKFIESVKSCPDASSRAALKLVCDLYALDRIWKDIGTYRNVDYVAPNKAKAIHKLAEYLSFQVRNIAGELIDAFDLPDHVTRAPIAMQSDAYSQYTQYVGF; translated from the exons ATGGATACGCCAGATCTAAATCGGAATTGGACCGACGACGAGGAAAATCAACCAATCGGCCGGAGAATCCAACGCCTGTCCTTGCACCTCACCCCGGTGCCGCGGCAGCTTGGCGACCTGCAGCTCCGGACGTTCACTTGCGCTGCCAGGACGAAGCTCAACGTGGACGCCAAAAGCTTGTCCGTTTTCATGAGAGGGAAGCACAGGGACATCCAGGAGAAGGTTTTCGACTTCTTCAACGCTCGACCGGAGCTTCAGACCCCCGTGGAGATCTCCAAGGACGACCACCGCGAACTCTGCATGAGGCAGCTTCTCGCGTTGGTCAGAGAGGCCGGGGTGAGGCCCTTCAAGTACGTGGCAGACGAACCGTCTAAGTACTTTGCTATCTTGGAGGCTGTGGGGAGCGTGGACATGTCTCTTGGGATCAAGATGGGTGTGCAATACAG TCTCTGGGGAGGTTCTGTGCTCAATTTAGGAACTAAGAAACATAAGGTTAAGTACTATGATGGTATTGACAATATGGAATATCCGGGTTGTTTTGCCATGACAGAACTACATCATG GCTCAAACGTTCAAGGCCTCCAAACGGTTGCTACATTTGATCCAATCACAGATGAATTTGTAATTGACACTCCCAATGATGGGGCCATAAAATGGTGGATTGGTAATGCTGCAGTTCATGGCAAGTTTGCCAGTGTCTTTGCTAAGCTGATGTTGCCAACTCACGGCACGAAAGGAGTTACTGATATGGGAGTGCATGCCTTCATCGTTCCAATAAGAGATTTGAAGACCCACCAAACACTTCCAGGGATTGAAATTCATGATTGTGGCCACAAAGTGGGCTTGAATGGTGTGGATAATGGAGCGTTGAGATTCCGTTCAGTCAGAATTCCTCGAGATAATCTCCTTAATCGATTTGGAGATGTCTCCCGTGATGGAAAATATACAAGTAGCCTCCCAACGATAAATAAAAGATTTGCTGCCACATTAGGGGAACTTGTAGGTGGGAGGGTAGGTCTTGCATATTCTTCAGTTAGTGTCCTTAAGATAGCTGCTACAATTGCAATCCGATATTCTTTATTGCGCCAGCAGTTTGGCCCTCCCAAGCAACCAGAAGTCAGTATTCTTGATTACCAGTCTCAACAGCACAAGCTCATGCCAATGCTGGCTTCAACTTATGCATTCCACTTTGCCACTCTGCATTTGGTGGAAATATATTCAGAGATGAAGAAGTCTCATGATGAACAATTGGTTGGCGATGTCCATGCACTTTCGGCAGGCCTCAAGGCATACGTGACATCTTACACTGCAAAGTCACTGAGCATCTGCAGGGAAGCTTGTGGAGGTCATGGGTATGCTGCTGTGAACCGGTTTGGTAGTTTGAGGAATGATCATGACATTTTTCAGACGTTTGAAGGGGACAATACAGTGCTGCTACAACAG GTGGCCGCTGATCTCTTGAAGCAATACAAGGAGAAATTCCAAGGTGGGACACTTGCAGTTACATGGAACTACTTGAGAGAATCCATGAACACTTATCTGTCTCAGCCAAATCCAGTAACTGCTAGGTGGGAAAGTGAGGACCATTTGCGGGATCCTAAGTTCCAGTTGGACGCCTTCAGA TATCGAACATCTCGATTGCTTCACAGTGTTGCTGTGAGACTAAACAAACACACCAAAACTCTTGGAAACTTCGGTGCTTGGAACAGGTGTTTGAATCACCTTTTGACGCTTGCTGAGTCCCATATTGAATCTGTCATCCTCGCAAAATTTATTGAATCGGTGAAGAG CTGTCCGGATGCAAGTTCCCGAGCTGCTTTGAAACTTGTTTGTGATCTTTATGCCTTAGATCGAATCTGGAAGGATATAGGAACCTACCGTAATGTTGACTATGTGGCACCCAACAAAGCTAAG gCAATCCACAAGCTCGCAGAATACTTGAGTTTCCAAGTGAGGAATATTGCAGGGGAACTTATAGATGCATTTGATCTGCCTGATCATGTTACACGGGCGCCTATTGCCATGCAGTCTGATGCTTACTCTCAGTACACCCAGTACGTGGGATTCTAA
- the LOC121252099 gene encoding protein ALTERED PHOSPHATE STARVATION RESPONSE 1-like: MGCANSKTEKNEALRLCRERMRFIKQAIDSRYSLAAAHVSYIQALRNIGITLRRSAEAEIMIESSLSTSDKTPSHSSYPSPSPSHVAEVSDSPLHNESSLSPPVAALSYMRSGGSAAVTVMVNPSGGNSFVDEELMAFPFPPPPPPPLESGSWDFFDPIDDSESFRFMGHSGLDMNSDDMSGWRHFKSNGANELHEGTFKAGGIPRNMATRNNSMEHNANLITSRGVEGSEQTVSGKVSRLESGANNINGSAETLAGNDSVALEQSGSKREKTLVEKELSAEREDPSEFITHRAKDFLSSIKDIENRFFRASESGREVSRMLEANTIRVGYSEAKGNSSSLALLGGAFLLVCCRWKTALATHEPSQNVTKVITWKRTTSSRSSSSRIPLAPASKEDNDDSRNDFVEEFCMIAGSHSSTLDRLYAWERKLYDEIKASESIRKEYDRKCDQLRQQFAKDCSSPVIDKTRAIVKDLHSQIRVAIHSVDSISKRIEKIRDEELQPQLVELIMGLTRMWKAMLECHHAQYITISLAYHSRTSAGTPQGNTHGQIMSQLLYETECFGLSFADWINSLTSYVEALNGWLQNCILQPREHSRARKPLSPRRVLAPPVFVLCRDWSAGLKALPSDELSRAIKTFLLEVHQLMEQHAEQPQKKPEPSDAENGEPESKENLKDDDASSNLFSIKTSLTKILDQLKKFSEASLKMYEDIRQQSETARIRYLKGGPTRT; this comes from the exons ATGGGTTGTGCGAACTCCAAAACTGAGAAAAATGAAGCTCTCCGTCTCTGCAGAGAGCGTATGAGATTCATCAAGCAGGCTATTGATTCAAGGTATTCCCTAGCAGCTGCTCATGTATCTTACATCCAAGCCCTCAGAAACATCGGCATTACTCTTCGGCGGTCGGCCGAGGCAGAGATTATGATCGAGTCGTCTCTGTCGACCTCGGATAAGACCCCATCACATTCGTCATACCCGTCTCCTTCTCCGTCACATGTTGCTGAAGTCTCGGACTCTCCGTTGCACAATGAGAGCTCCCTTTCTCCACCCGTGGCGGCTTTGAGTTATATGAGGTCAGGGGGCAGTGCTGCTGTGACTGTTATGGTCAATCCGAGTGGTGGTAATAGTTTTGTGGATGAGGAATTGATGGCATTTCCATtcccaccaccacctccacctcctcttGAGTCAGGCTCGTGGGATTTCTTTGACCCCATTGATGATAGTGAGAGCTTTAGATTTATGGGGCACAGCGGATTGGATATGAATTCAGATGATATGAGTGGATGGAGACATTTCAAGAGCAATGGGGCTAATGAACTTCATGAAGGAACCTTTAAGGCTGGTGGAATCCCCAGGAATATGGCTACTCGAAATAATAGCATGGAGCATAATGCTAATTTAATTACCTCTAGAGGAGTTGAAGGTTCTGAACAAACGGTTTCTGGTAAAGTCAGCAGGCTAGAGTCGGGAGCTAATAATATTAACGGGTCAGCTGAGACTTTGGCAGGTAATGATTCAGTTGCTCTAGAACAGTCTGGTTCAAAGAGGGAGAAAACCTTGGTAGAGAAGGAATTATCTGCAGAAAGAGAGGATCCTTCAGAATTCATTACTCACAGAGCTAAAGATTTTCTTTCGAGCATAAAGGATATAGAGAATCGCTTCTTTCGAGCTTCTGAATCTGGTAGGGAGGTCTCCAGGATGCTAGAGGCAAACACAATCAGGGTTGGATATTCTGAGGCAAAAg GGAATTCATCATCCTTGGCTCTTTTGGGGGGGGCTTTCCTGCTTGTTTGCTGCCGTTGGAAAACTGCACTTGCTACTCACG AACCTTCACAAAATGTAACAAAGGTTATTACATGGAAGCGAACAACATCTTCAAGGTCATCCTCATCTAGGATTCCTCTTGCTCCAGCATCAAAAGAAGATAATGATGACAGCAGAAATGATTTTGTTGAAGAGTTCTGCATGATTGCAGGAAGCCATTCCTCAACCCTAGACCGGCTATATGCATGGGAGAGAAAACTTTATGATGAAATAAAG GCCAGTGAATCTATCAGGAAGGAGTATGATCGGAAGTGTGATCAGCTTAGGCAGCAGTTTGCAAAGGATTGTAGTAGTCCAGTTATTGACAAAACCCGGGCAATTGTGAAGGATCTTCACTCACAAATAAGGGTGGCAATTCACTCTGTCGATTCAATATCTAAGCGAATTGAGAAAATTAGGGATGAAGAGCTGCAACCACAATTGGTAGAGTTGATCATGGG ATTGACCAGAATGTGGAAGGCCATGCTTGAATGCCATCATGCACAGTACATCACCATCTCATTGGCATACCATTCAAGGACGTCGGCAGGAACTCCCCAAGGAAATACCCATGGTCAGATAATGTCTCAACTCCTATACGAGACTGAATGCTTTGGCTTAAGTTTTGCTGATTGGATTAACAGTCTCACATCATATGTGGAAGCTCTGAATGGTTGGCTGCAAAACTGCATCCTACAGCCTCGAGAACACTCCAGGGCCAGAAAGCCTTTATCCCCTCGTCGAGTTCTGGCACCACCTGTATTTGTTCTCTGTCGTGATTGGTCAGCTGGGCTTAAAGCTTTGCCATCTGATGAACTTAGTcgtgcaatcaaaacatttttattggAGGTGCACCAGTTGATGGAGCAACATGCTGAACAACCGCAGAAGAAACCGGAACCTAGTGATGCAGAAAATGGAGAACCAGAAAGCAAAGAAAATCTGAAGGATGATGACGCTTCTTCCAATTTGTTTAGCATAAAAACAAGTTTGACAAAGATTCTTGATCAGCTGAAAAAGTTTTCGGAGGCTTCATTGAAAATGTATGAAGATATTAGACAGCAAAGTGAAACAGCTCGAATTAGATATTTGAAAGGAGGGCCAACTAGAACATAA
- the LOC121252873 gene encoding uncharacterized protein LOC121252873 yields MRGDNLADGFGKTRPALADVTNRKRAFSSVLGDLGLKSVDGYGKKVDGEDGNSQFAKKVCLGVENLIKEKCETVLAVDSEKVGTSLENVLSASAALPDECKETSRLFDDSVQTVKDDAVPQSVLEAGDASRDSCASSILLPACSGSCKKDHCGAGGKCEDGEGHSSGVIQSKMASEGFVTRVCKENENDIGVGKLALSNYHSIEWPRLPKSQSSKFPELERCTGVKGDVCANLNAGANILKGCSCSFCLKVGYIWSDLHYQDVKGRIAVLKKTQKETSILVQQSCREKEINVDGQGNNNKLSKLESDLTGHWRSLYLHMGDMLVLERNHLQSNFVALKDLRENCKTDLQMRNGMAAEKH; encoded by the exons ATGAGAGGAGATAACTTAGCAGATGGGTTTGGTAAAACCCGTCCGGCTCTAGCCGATGTGACTAATAGGAAAAGGGCGTTTTCTTCGGTTTTGGGTGATCTGGGGCTTAAATCTGTAGATGGGTATGGTAAAAAAGTGGATGGTGAAGATGGGAATTCACAGTTCGCAAAGAAAGTTTGTTTAGGAGTTGAGAATTTAATCAAAGAGAAATGTGAAACGGTGCTTGCAGTAGATAGTGAAAAAGTTGGTACCTCACTGGAGAATGTTTTATCTGCTAGCGCAGCATTACCCGATGAATGTAAGGAGACATCAAGGTTGTTTGATGACAGTGTGCAAACTGTTAAAGACGACGCAGTACCGCAAAGTGTTTTGGAAGCTGGTGATGCATCGAGGGATAGTTGTGCATCTAGCATTTTGCTGCCCGCATGCTCTGGATCGTGCAAGAAGGATCATTGTGGGGCTGGAGGGAAGTGTGAAGACGGGGAAGGACACAGTTCTGGTGTTATTCAAAGCAAAATGGCAAGTGAAGGATTTGTCACGCGTGTGTGCAAGGAAAACGAGAATGATATTGGCGTTGGTAAATTGGCCTTAAGCAACTACCATTCTATTGAGTGGCCAAGATTGCCCAAGTCACAGAGTTCAAAATTCCCTGAATTGGAGAGATGCACAGGAGTTAAGGGTGATGTGTGTGCTAATTTAAACGCTGGTGCCAACATTCTCAAAGGCTGCTCTTGTTCATTTTGCTTGAAAG TCGGTTATATTTGGTCGGACCTCCATTACCAGGATGTCAAGGGTCGAATAGCTG TATTGAAGAAGACTCAGAAAGAAACAAGCATCTTGGTTCAACAAAGTTGCAGGGAAAAGGAGATAAACGTTGATGGCCAAGgaaacaacaacaaattatcaaaattagaATCTGATTTAACAGGTCACTGGAGGTCACTCTATCTACATATGGGGGATATGCTTGTCCTTGAAAGGAACCATCTT CAATCCAACTTTGTGGCACTAAAAGATTTGAGAGAAAACTGCAAGACCGATCTGCAGATGCGCAATGGAATGGCTGCAGAGAAACATTAG